The Candidatus Omnitrophota bacterium sequence AAAACCTATAATTTACAAGTAGTTAGAATATTTAAACCGGTAATTTCTCTCAAGTCGCTAACAATAAAATCTGCAGGCTTTAAGTACTCTTTAGGAAGGCTGGTGGAAACGGCAATACAGATCATACCCGCCCTTTTAGCTGAATCTATGCCATAAGGCGCATTTTCTACAACTACACACTCTTGAGGCTTAACTTTAAGAAGCTTGGCGGCTTTTAAATATGGCTCAGGGTGAGGTTTTCCGTGTTTAACTTCATTACCACAAACCAGGCAATCAAAGAAGCTTCTTGTATTCTTAGATAAAATCCTCTCTACCTCTACCTTTGGGCTGCCGGTAACTAACCCCAAAGAATAACCCTTTGACCTTAAACAAACCAAAAGCTCATTTACTCCTTTGAAGATATTCCGCTTGAAATATTTTTTGAATATCTTCTGCCTCCTTAAGAATACTTCCTGCAAAACTTTTCTTGTTGGTGTTATACTTGCCTGATTAAGAAGGCTTCTTAATGTCTTCTCCCAGCGCTCGCCTTCCTTGGAGTAAACATCAAAACAACTTACCCTTACCCCTAAGGGGCGCAAAGCCTCATACCAAGCAAGGAAATGATACGGCATAGAATCAACAATTACTCCATCCATATCAAATATAACCGCCTTAACGAACTTATTTGTTTTTTCCATTAAGAATGTTTTGTTTATTCTGAAGAAAGGTAAGAAAGGTTTCTTTCAATAAAATCAACAAGTGTTTTTTGATCAGCATTAGAAATATTAATAAATTCAACTCCGATGCCGGGATGAAAATGCGGCTGGACTTGCTTATCGGGGATCCAAACTACTTTTGCATCCAGATTAAGCTCTTCCGAATTAGGAGGAAGCTTAAGCTTTAACATTACATTATCCCCAAGCTTAAATTCTTTGCAGCCAAAGATAAAAGCGCCAACAGCACTTAAATTTAAGATATCAACATGCAGGCATTGAGGAGCTTTGCCTGACTTAAGGACAATCTCAGTCTTAATATCAATAGGAAGGCGCTTAAACCTGCGTCTTAATTGCATCTTTTTTATGTCTTCAATAATCTTATCTTCTTTAAAACTATTTACCGCCAGGTCTTCTGAAGCATAAATTTCAACTACTCTATCTATACCGGAAATAGAAAAAATATTTTTCGCATGGACGGGGATATTCATAAACTTCATCCTGCCATTATTATTAACAACTTCTTTATAAGCGATAACAATAACAGAAACCCCCATATAGTCAATAAACTCAACATCATCAAAATTACACAAAATATCCCTGTATCCGTCGTGGACGCATTGGCCAACTACTTCAACAAAATTTGCGGCATTAACATCAATACGCCCGGAAAGATCCAATATTATGACATCATTATTCTGCCTTGCTTTTATCTCCATCGCTACTCCCTTTTACAAAATTTCAGAGAATCTTAACCTGGATTTGAGGGTTACCTTTTAAAGTGTTGTGGACAGGGCAATTCTTTATAAATTCACTTAAAGCGTTCTTTCTTCGCTCGTCCAATCCAACACCATTTAAATCAACACTAACACTAATTATCTTAAACATAAAAGGCGATTCTTTAGTTAGTTCCGCTTCAACGCTAACTTTAAATTTCTCTAACCCAAGATTTGAACTTTCGGCATATTTACGGATATAAACTCCGACACAGCTTCCTAACCCGGACAAAAGCGCATCCAGCGGAGTTAATCCCTTACCTTTTGCATCAATAACAAAGCTTTCCTCTCCTGACTTTACCTCAAAAGCTAAATCCTTAACATGAATAACTTCAACTTGATACATTTACCACTCCTATTTAAATACTATCACACAGAAACAACCGAAGCAAATGAATTCCTTAAAGTATTTTAGCATTTTCGCTTCCGGCGCTGAAGATTTTTGCCGTGCGCTGCGGTTTACTTCGTCGCTACGGCTTAGCCTTTCGCTAGGAGACGTCCTCCGCTCCTCGTAAATCCTTGCGCACTAATCTTTATAGCTGTGCCAAAAATCTTCTAATGCGCCTACAGCAAAAATGCTAAAATTCATCACAATTTAATGGCGGATTGGCTTGGTTCGCAGCAGGGCTTCCGGAAATTCGAGCGGGCAAGGTTGCCCCGCTAAATAGAATGTAGGCAGAGCGAGAATTTTCGAGAGTGAGCCAACCACGCTGGGGCTTAGCGAACGTCCCTGCGAGAAACAAGACAAGACGCCATTAAATCGATTAGCAACTTTATAACCAGCCGCAAAAAGAAAGAGCACAGATTGTTTTTGCATCTACAATCTTGCCGCTTTTAAAAAGCTGTTTTATTTTTGCCTTTGAAACAACTAAACTTTTAATAATTTCATCTTTCTGATGAGCTTGTTTATCTTTGACAAGCCCGGTAGCTTTAAAAATTAAGATTTCTTCGGTTGAATATCCGGGAACAGGATAAATTTTGC is a genomic window containing:
- a CDS encoding HAD family phosphatase — translated: MEKTNKFVKAVIFDMDGVIVDSMPYHFLAWYEALRPLGVRVSCFDVYSKEGERWEKTLRSLLNQASITPTRKVLQEVFLRRQKIFKKYFKRNIFKGVNELLVCLRSKGYSLGLVTGSPKVEVERILSKNTRSFFDCLVCGNEVKHGKPHPEPYLKAAKLLKVKPQECVVVENAPYGIDSAKRAGMICIAVSTSLPKEYLKPADFIVSDLREITGLNILTTCKL
- a CDS encoding anti-sigma factor antagonist (This anti-anti-sigma factor, or anti-sigma factor antagonist, belongs to a family that includes characterized members SpoIIAA, RsbV, RsfA, and RsfB.), coding for MEIKARQNNDVIILDLSGRIDVNAANFVEVVGQCVHDGYRDILCNFDDVEFIDYMGVSVIVIAYKEVVNNNGRMKFMNIPVHAKNIFSISGIDRVVEIYASEDLAVNSFKEDKIIEDIKKMQLRRRFKRLPIDIKTEIVLKSGKAPQCLHVDILNLSAVGAFIFGCKEFKLGDNVMLKLKLPPNSEELNLDAKVVWIPDKQVQPHFHPGIGVEFINISNADQKTLVDFIERNLSYLSSE
- a CDS encoding OsmC family protein — its product is MYQVEVIHVKDLAFEVKSGEESFVIDAKGKGLTPLDALLSGLGSCVGVYIRKYAESSNLGLEKFKVSVEAELTKESPFMFKIISVSVDLNGVGLDERRKNALSEFIKNCPVHNTLKGNPQIQVKIL